A genomic region of Friedmanniella luteola contains the following coding sequences:
- a CDS encoding Asp23/Gls24 family envelope stress response protein produces MAVTDPSRLGCGRDIDEVWESLDEPPGPHERGCPFCQDARASLDGLAAAAAALTAADRDDPALHTSASVLDSIFSIARAEVRRGRRLPLVRLRDDELTAELTVSEQAVVGIVWATGDEMPGLQARRCAVELVDDPDSRPADDRVRVRIELGVSVTAGLAIPAAVAELRRRIVAEVDRQVGIEVVSVDLRVEDVHDV; encoded by the coding sequence ATGGCAGTGACCGACCCTTCGCGCCTCGGGTGCGGCCGCGACATCGACGAGGTCTGGGAGAGCCTCGACGAGCCGCCCGGACCCCACGAGCGCGGGTGCCCCTTCTGCCAGGACGCCCGCGCCAGCCTGGACGGGTTGGCGGCCGCGGCCGCCGCCCTGACGGCGGCCGACCGCGACGACCCCGCGCTGCACACCAGCGCCAGCGTGCTGGACAGCATCTTCAGCATCGCCCGCGCCGAGGTGCGCCGCGGCCGCCGGCTCCCGCTGGTCCGGCTGCGGGACGACGAGCTGACCGCGGAGCTGACGGTGAGCGAGCAGGCCGTGGTCGGCATCGTGTGGGCGACGGGTGACGAGATGCCGGGCCTGCAGGCCCGGCGCTGCGCGGTCGAGCTGGTGGACGACCCCGACTCCCGGCCCGCGGACGACCGCGTCCGGGTGCGCATCGAGCTGGGGGTGAGCGTGACCGCCGGGCTGGCCATCCCCGCCGCGGTCGCCGAGCTGCGGCGCCGGATCGTCGCGGAGGTCGACCGCCAGGTGGGCATCGAGGTGGTCAGCGTGGACCTGCGGGTGGAGGATGTGCACGATGTCTGA
- a CDS encoding RNA polymerase sigma factor: MGAPPPAAAADARPVEPAVRSGPPLVQATVVARAQDGDLGAFEELVRRYEGEMFRLAYRMLADRGEAEDVVQDTFVLVWRRLPTLANPQAFHAWIYHVATRRCLNVLRARTRRRTDLAATAEELEEHVDDVTVRGHGPADLAQVAAQLRGLDEVLDTLPADQRACWVLKELHDLTYPEIAYATGVPASTVRGRLARARRHLARGMASWQ, from the coding sequence GTGGGCGCCCCGCCCCCCGCCGCCGCGGCCGACGCCCGCCCGGTGGAGCCGGCGGTCCGGTCAGGGCCGCCGCTGGTCCAGGCGACCGTGGTCGCCCGAGCCCAGGACGGCGACCTCGGGGCCTTCGAGGAGCTGGTCCGGCGCTACGAGGGGGAGATGTTCCGGCTCGCCTACCGCATGCTGGCCGACCGGGGCGAGGCCGAGGACGTGGTGCAGGACACCTTCGTGCTGGTCTGGCGCCGGTTGCCCACCTTGGCGAACCCGCAGGCCTTCCACGCCTGGATCTACCACGTGGCCACCCGTCGGTGCCTCAACGTGCTGCGGGCCCGCACCCGTCGGCGCACCGACCTGGCGGCGACGGCGGAGGAGCTCGAGGAGCACGTCGACGACGTCACCGTCCGCGGCCACGGCCCGGCCGACCTGGCCCAGGTCGCCGCCCAGCTCCGCGGGCTCGACGAGGTGCTCGACACCCTGCCGGCTGACCAGCGGGCGTGCTGGGTACTGAAAGAGCTGCACGACCTGACCTACCCCGAGATCGCCTACGCCACCGGCGTCCCGGCGAGCACGGTCCGGGGCCGTCTGGCCCGTGCCCGCCGGCACCTAGCGAGAGGAATGGCGTCATGGCAGTGA
- a CDS encoding DUF6286 domain-containing protein, translating to MRGPTTVALRRRPSRTVPASIVAAVLLAVGAAAVWLAVEALVGGGWSCLGRGVGRALGGQTWGSTTLLTTAGGLVVLGLVLLVAALTPGRPTTVRLAAPRGPVGPARTEFAITRRALGRLVGTAADEVDGVDRVSATARGRTVDVVVTTPSEQTADVAAAVRRRVDRALTDAGVQPTPAARVRVRTRL from the coding sequence ATGAGGGGCCCGACCACCGTCGCCCTGCGGCGCCGTCCCTCCCGCACCGTCCCCGCGAGCATCGTCGCGGCAGTCCTGCTGGCCGTCGGTGCCGCCGCGGTCTGGTTGGCCGTCGAGGCGCTCGTCGGAGGCGGCTGGTCCTGCCTCGGCCGCGGCGTGGGGCGGGCCCTGGGTGGCCAGACCTGGGGCAGCACCACCCTGCTGACGACGGCCGGCGGTCTCGTCGTCCTCGGTCTCGTGCTGCTGGTCGCCGCGCTGACGCCTGGCCGTCCCACCACGGTGCGGCTGGCCGCGCCGCGCGGGCCGGTCGGCCCCGCCCGGACCGAGTTCGCGATCACCCGTCGGGCCCTCGGCCGGCTGGTCGGCACGGCCGCCGACGAGGTCGACGGCGTCGACCGGGTGTCCGCCACCGCACGCGGCCGGACCGTCGACGTCGTCGTCACCACCCCGTCGGAGCAGACCGCCGACGTCGCCGCCGCCGTGCGCCGGCGGGTCGACCGCGCGCTCACCGACGCCGGCGTGCAGCCGACCCCGGCGGCGCGGGTCCGGGTCCGCACCCGGCTGTGA
- a CDS encoding Asp23/Gls24 family envelope stress response protein has translation MTSTSTAPAPVADSRGSRPSGSRGTTTLAGRVVEKVVGQVASEIAVVGGTSGGLLGVGSHGDLSARPTVDVVLAGRTATVSLEVAVAYPTPIRQAADQVRRRVVTRVRQLTGVEVTRVDITITTLQPAAPQRGRELA, from the coding sequence GTGACCAGCACGAGCACGGCCCCGGCCCCGGTGGCCGACTCCCGCGGGTCTCGCCCCAGCGGGTCCCGGGGCACCACCACGCTGGCCGGCCGGGTCGTCGAGAAGGTCGTCGGGCAGGTCGCCTCCGAGATCGCCGTCGTCGGCGGCACCTCGGGGGGACTGCTCGGCGTCGGCTCGCACGGCGACCTGTCCGCGCGCCCGACGGTCGACGTCGTGCTCGCCGGCCGGACCGCCACCGTGAGCCTCGAGGTCGCGGTGGCCTACCCGACGCCCATCCGCCAGGCCGCGGACCAGGTCCGCCGCCGGGTCGTCACGCGCGTCCGGCAGCTGACCGGCGTGGAGGTCACCCGCGTCGACATCACCATCACCACCCTGCAGCCCGCTGCCCCGCAGCGCGGGCGGGAGCTCGCATGA
- a CDS encoding Asp23/Gls24 family envelope stress response protein — translation MSQTASLPATTQELRARDAREAVGEPQPPKQLDALHTVHGDTTIADTVVQKLAGIAAREVPGVYSMGNAARRAFNQLTERIPGSQTNVGGGVSVEKGERQTAIEVSIVVEYGVAIADVSERIRQNIISAVEHGTGLEVLEVNVNVTDVHLPEDDDDPATTSGSSDSKLQ, via the coding sequence ATGAGCCAGACCGCCAGCCTGCCGGCCACCACCCAGGAGCTGCGGGCGCGCGACGCCCGCGAGGCCGTCGGCGAGCCGCAGCCGCCCAAGCAGCTCGACGCCCTGCACACCGTCCACGGCGACACCACGATCGCCGACACGGTCGTGCAGAAGCTCGCCGGCATCGCCGCGCGCGAGGTGCCCGGGGTCTACTCGATGGGCAACGCCGCGCGCCGCGCCTTCAACCAGCTGACCGAGCGGATCCCCGGCTCGCAGACCAACGTCGGCGGCGGGGTCAGTGTCGAGAAGGGTGAGCGCCAGACCGCCATCGAGGTCAGCATCGTCGTCGAGTACGGCGTGGCCATCGCCGACGTCAGCGAGCGCATCCGGCAGAACATCATCTCGGCCGTCGAGCACGGCACCGGCCTCGAGGTGCTCGAGGTCAACGTCAACGTGACCGACGTCCACCTGCCCGAGGACGACGACGACCCGGCCACGACGTCGGGCAGCAGCGACTCGAAGCTGCAGTAG
- a CDS encoding VWA domain-containing protein, protein MLSFLEPSRLWLLLLIPALVSLYLGLVRRGRRRRAAIGRTMFDLVIPRDRTWLRHVAVGLSILSLATLTLAFAKPKDEVSVPRERATIVVTIDVSLSMEATDVEPNRIEAAKAAAEDFVTSLPPKFNVAVVSFAGTATTLVPPTLDRGAATAAIQALQPQPSTAIGEGIYTSLAALAQVPPDPDDPEAVVPARIVLLSDGKTQVGRSSSEAAEAAKAQDVPIYTIAYGTADGYIEVSGRREPVPVDRSELARVSRVSGGEAYTATSAGQLKEVYEDIGSSVGTEKVDQEVTSRYAGFGLALAVLAAFGMISLGARWP, encoded by the coding sequence ATGCTGTCGTTCCTGGAGCCGAGCCGGCTCTGGCTGCTGCTGCTGATCCCCGCGCTCGTCAGCCTCTACCTCGGGCTGGTCCGCCGCGGGCGCCGGCGGCGGGCCGCGATCGGCCGGACCATGTTCGACCTCGTCATCCCCCGGGACCGGACGTGGCTGCGGCACGTGGCCGTCGGGCTGTCGATCCTCAGCTTGGCGACGCTGACGCTGGCGTTCGCGAAGCCGAAGGACGAGGTGTCGGTGCCCCGGGAGCGGGCGACGATCGTCGTCACCATCGACGTGTCGCTGTCCATGGAGGCGACCGACGTGGAGCCGAACCGGATCGAGGCGGCCAAGGCGGCGGCGGAGGACTTCGTCACCAGCCTGCCGCCCAAGTTCAACGTCGCGGTCGTCTCGTTCGCGGGCACCGCCACGACGCTCGTGCCGCCCACCCTCGACCGGGGCGCGGCGACGGCGGCCATCCAGGCCCTGCAGCCGCAGCCGTCGACGGCCATCGGCGAGGGCATCTACACCTCGCTGGCCGCGCTGGCCCAGGTGCCGCCGGACCCCGACGACCCGGAGGCGGTGGTGCCCGCCCGGATCGTCCTGCTCAGCGACGGCAAGACCCAGGTGGGCCGGTCCAGCTCCGAGGCGGCCGAGGCGGCGAAGGCGCAGGACGTGCCGATCTACACGATCGCCTACGGCACCGCCGACGGCTACATCGAGGTGAGCGGCCGCCGGGAGCCGGTGCCGGTCGACCGCTCGGAGCTGGCCCGGGTCTCCCGGGTCTCGGGCGGCGAGGCCTACACGGCCACGTCGGCCGGGCAGCTCAAGGAGGTCTACGAGGACATCGGCAGCTCGGTCGGCACCGAGAAGGTGGACCAGGAGGTCACCTCCCGCTACGCCGGCTTCGGCCTCGCGCTGGCCGTCCTCGCCGCCTTCGGGATGATCTCGCTCGGCGCCCGCTGGCCCTGA
- a CDS encoding VWA domain-containing protein, with translation MTGRALGLVPQLAFLDPERLLILLVIPLMVAAYLFAMRRKNRRGMRFTNTSMLEVVVPKQSQWRRHVAVALSLLSLITLTAAFARPKTQVDVPRERATVVLVIDASLSMQATDVKPTRLDAAKQAATEFVAQLPEKYNVSVVSMAGASSVLVPPTTAHNTVENAIRSIQLQESTAIGEGIATAMRALSQAPKDPDKPESVAPGAIVLLSDGANTVGRAPQQAAAEAGAAQVPVYTIAYGTENGYVDLDGKREPVPVDHQEMQEVADLSGGEYFAAATAEQLQTVYENIGSEVGYEKADREVTARFAGYGLALAVLAALGAISLGARWP, from the coding sequence GTGACCGGGCGGGCCCTCGGCCTCGTGCCGCAGCTCGCGTTCCTGGACCCCGAGCGGCTGCTGATCCTGCTGGTCATCCCGCTGATGGTCGCCGCCTACCTCTTCGCCATGCGGCGCAAGAACCGGCGCGGGATGCGGTTCACCAACACCTCGATGCTCGAGGTCGTGGTGCCCAAGCAGTCCCAGTGGCGCCGGCACGTCGCGGTGGCCCTGTCGCTGCTCAGCCTGATCACCCTGACGGCGGCGTTCGCCCGTCCCAAGACCCAGGTCGACGTGCCGCGGGAGCGGGCGACGGTCGTGCTGGTGATCGACGCCTCCCTGTCCATGCAGGCCACCGACGTCAAGCCGACCCGGCTCGACGCCGCCAAGCAGGCGGCGACGGAGTTCGTCGCCCAGCTGCCCGAGAAGTACAACGTGTCGGTGGTCTCGATGGCCGGGGCGTCCTCGGTGCTCGTGCCGCCGACCACCGCGCACAACACGGTCGAGAACGCGATCCGCAGCATCCAGCTGCAGGAGTCGACCGCGATCGGCGAGGGGATCGCGACGGCCATGCGGGCGCTCAGCCAGGCGCCGAAGGACCCCGACAAGCCGGAGTCGGTGGCGCCGGGCGCCATCGTCCTGCTGAGCGACGGCGCCAACACCGTCGGCCGGGCCCCGCAGCAGGCGGCGGCGGAGGCGGGCGCCGCGCAGGTGCCCGTCTACACGATCGCCTACGGCACCGAGAACGGCTACGTGGACCTGGACGGCAAGCGGGAGCCGGTGCCGGTCGACCACCAGGAGATGCAGGAGGTGGCCGACCTGAGCGGTGGGGAGTACTTCGCCGCAGCCACCGCGGAGCAGCTGCAGACGGTCTACGAGAACATCGGCTCCGAGGTCGGCTACGAGAAGGCCGACCGGGAGGTCACCGCGCGGTTCGCCGGCTACGGCCTGGCGCTGGCGGTGCTGGCGGCGCTGGGCGCCATCTCGCTCGGAGCGCGGTGGCCGTGA
- a CDS encoding DUF58 domain-containing protein gives MRPPSALEQQHGAVASVVGEPTRATIPLNKLAPEAALRRLELTIVRRLEGYLHGDHLGLLPGPGSETNDARAYIAGEDDVRKIDWAVTARTTVPYVRDTMSDRELEVWALLDVTPSMNWGTEGVTKRDLGIAAIATIGFLSQKMGDRFGGYVMRPDALRRLPARSGRSALYGLLRSMLTEPFVPDHATGSMSLTAGIEQLSRTQRRRGLRVVVSDFLTPGDHELDPNVEPEWERAMRRLGVRNQVLAVEVVDRREVEFPDVGDMLIRDPETDFERYVNTADPDARARMDAASAAQRERIRIALRRAGVGHIQLRTDQDWVADIARFVLAYRRVASMLHAPPQGVTK, from the coding sequence ATGCGGCCGCCCTCCGCCCTCGAGCAGCAGCACGGGGCCGTCGCGTCGGTGGTCGGTGAGCCGACCCGGGCCACCATCCCGCTCAACAAGCTGGCGCCCGAGGCCGCGCTGCGCCGGCTGGAGCTGACGATCGTCCGGCGGCTGGAGGGCTACCTGCACGGCGACCACCTCGGCCTGCTGCCCGGACCTGGCTCGGAGACCAACGACGCCCGCGCCTACATCGCCGGCGAGGACGACGTCCGCAAGATCGACTGGGCCGTCACCGCCCGGACGACCGTGCCCTACGTCCGCGACACCATGTCCGACCGCGAGCTCGAGGTGTGGGCGCTGCTGGACGTCACCCCGTCGATGAACTGGGGCACCGAGGGCGTCACCAAGCGGGACCTCGGCATCGCCGCGATCGCCACCATCGGCTTCCTGAGCCAGAAGATGGGGGACCGCTTCGGCGGCTACGTCATGCGCCCGGACGCGCTGCGCCGGCTGCCGGCCCGCTCCGGCCGCTCCGCGCTGTACGGGCTCCTCCGCTCCATGCTCACCGAACCCTTCGTCCCCGACCACGCGACCGGCTCCATGTCGCTCACCGCCGGGATCGAGCAGCTGTCCCGGACCCAGCGGCGTCGGGGCCTCCGCGTCGTCGTCTCCGACTTCCTGACCCCGGGCGACCACGAGCTCGACCCCAACGTCGAGCCCGAGTGGGAGCGGGCGATGCGCCGCCTCGGGGTGCGCAACCAGGTGCTGGCCGTCGAGGTGGTGGACCGCCGCGAGGTCGAGTTCCCCGACGTCGGGGACATGCTGATCCGGGACCCGGAGACCGACTTCGAGCGCTACGTGAACACCGCCGACCCCGACGCCCGGGCCCGGATGGACGCGGCCAGCGCCGCCCAGCGGGAACGAATCCGCATCGCCCTTCGTCGTGCTGGTGTCGGGCACATCCAGCTGCGCACCGACCAGGACTGGGTCGCCGACATCGCCAGGTTCGTCCTGGCCTACCGCCGCGTGGCGAGCATGCTCCACGCACCGCCCCAGGGAGTGACGAAGTGA
- a CDS encoding AAA family ATPase, whose amino-acid sequence MSERQNGQSHQPPQANQQASRLLKDAIAGVQRVIVGQESMVEQLMVGLLAKGHCLLEGVPGVAKTLAVRSFATVVGGDFARIQFTPDLVPSDIVGTRIYKASQETFDVELGPVFVNFVLADEINRAPAKVQAAMLELMAEKQVSIGGTTYPVPQPFIVIATQNPVESEGVYPLPEAQRDRFLLKIDVPYPRGNEEFEILRRMSVDPPSARPVLSPEMVLDLQRQAGEVFVHNLVAEYIVRLVLATRTPAEFGIPDLASVIQIGCSPRATLGLVAASRALALIHGRDYVLPTDVQAVAKNVMAHRIVLGFDAVADNISSAQVVERIVAMVPPPTPVWNASQQHGGQPGQPVGGPPPQQPAQQPLPQGQPYPAPAYPPPPGDGR is encoded by the coding sequence GTGTCCGAGCGCCAGAACGGCCAGAGCCACCAGCCACCGCAGGCGAACCAGCAGGCCTCCCGCCTGCTCAAGGACGCGATCGCCGGCGTCCAGCGGGTGATCGTGGGCCAGGAGTCGATGGTCGAGCAGCTGATGGTCGGGCTGCTGGCGAAGGGCCACTGCCTGCTCGAGGGGGTGCCGGGGGTCGCCAAGACGCTGGCCGTGCGCAGCTTCGCCACGGTCGTCGGCGGCGACTTCGCCCGCATCCAGTTCACCCCGGACCTGGTGCCCTCCGACATCGTCGGGACCCGGATCTACAAGGCCAGCCAGGAGACGTTCGACGTCGAGCTCGGGCCGGTGTTCGTCAACTTCGTGCTGGCGGACGAGATCAACCGGGCGCCCGCGAAGGTGCAGGCCGCGATGCTCGAGCTGATGGCCGAGAAGCAGGTCTCCATCGGCGGGACCACCTACCCGGTGCCGCAGCCGTTCATCGTCATCGCCACGCAGAACCCGGTGGAGTCCGAGGGTGTCTACCCGCTGCCCGAGGCCCAGCGCGACCGCTTCCTGCTCAAGATCGACGTGCCCTACCCGCGCGGCAACGAGGAGTTCGAGATCCTCCGCCGGATGAGCGTCGACCCGCCCAGCGCGCGCCCCGTGCTGAGCCCCGAGATGGTCCTCGACCTGCAGCGCCAGGCCGGTGAGGTCTTCGTGCACAACCTCGTGGCCGAGTACATCGTGCGCCTCGTGCTGGCCACCCGGACCCCGGCCGAGTTCGGGATCCCCGACCTCGCGTCGGTGATCCAGATCGGCTGCAGCCCCCGCGCCACCCTCGGCCTGGTCGCCGCGTCCCGGGCGCTCGCCCTGATCCACGGCCGCGACTACGTGCTGCCCACCGACGTGCAGGCGGTGGCCAAGAACGTCATGGCCCACCGCATCGTGCTCGGCTTCGACGCCGTCGCCGACAACATCTCCTCGGCCCAGGTGGTGGAGCGGATCGTCGCGATGGTGCCGCCGCCCACCCCGGTCTGGAACGCCTCCCAGCAGCACGGCGGTCAGCCCGGCCAGCCCGTCGGCGGACCGCCGCCCCAGCAGCCGGCGCAGCAGCCGCTCCCGCAGGGCCAGCCCTACCCGGCCCCCGCCTACCCGCCGCCCCCGGGCGACGGCCGCTGA
- a CDS encoding HAD family hydrolase, translating into MSPDVRADRVPRLVVTDMDGTFLSPDGTVSEQNRAAVLAAQGAGIPVLFATGRPVRWLEVIRDLPGAHPTVIASNGAVLYDLGTGELLDRVCVDPAVALEAVRAVRLAVPDAAFAFESGTRFGHEPGYRVWRSDPAVDPALHTGPAEEIAHTEPFVKMLVQSQALDADQLLADVRRVVGDRLTTTHSANPGIGLVEVSGPGVSKASMLARCCARLGIDAADVAAFGDMPNDVAMLSWAGLPHVVANAHPVLLEGPYRVVPANAESGVGRTILDWVARSGRAVDAEPTLTS; encoded by the coding sequence GTGAGCCCCGACGTGCGCGCCGACCGGGTGCCGCGGCTGGTCGTCACCGACATGGACGGCACCTTCTTGTCCCCCGACGGGACGGTGAGCGAGCAGAACCGCGCCGCCGTCCTCGCCGCCCAGGGGGCCGGCATCCCCGTGCTGTTCGCGACGGGCCGGCCGGTCCGCTGGCTCGAGGTGATCCGCGACCTGCCCGGCGCGCACCCGACGGTGATCGCCAGCAACGGCGCGGTGCTCTACGACCTCGGCACGGGTGAGCTGCTGGACCGGGTCTGCGTGGACCCCGCCGTCGCGCTCGAGGCCGTGCGCGCGGTGCGGCTGGCGGTGCCCGACGCCGCCTTCGCGTTCGAGTCGGGCACCCGGTTCGGTCACGAGCCGGGCTACCGCGTCTGGCGGTCCGACCCGGCCGTCGACCCCGCCCTGCACACCGGCCCGGCGGAGGAGATCGCGCACACCGAGCCCTTCGTCAAGATGCTCGTGCAGAGCCAGGCGCTGGACGCGGACCAGCTGCTGGCCGACGTCCGGCGCGTGGTCGGGGACCGCCTCACCACCACCCACTCGGCGAACCCGGGGATCGGTCTGGTGGAGGTCAGCGGCCCCGGGGTGAGCAAGGCCTCCATGCTGGCCCGCTGCTGCGCCCGGCTGGGCATCGACGCCGCCGACGTCGCCGCGTTCGGGGACATGCCCAACGACGTCGCGATGCTCAGCTGGGCCGGGCTGCCGCACGTCGTCGCCAACGCGCACCCCGTGCTGCTCGAGGGTCCGTACCGGGTGGTGCCGGCCAACGCCGAGTCCGGGGTGGGCCGGACCATCCTCGACTGGGTCGCCCGCAGCGGGCGGGCCGTCGACGCCGAACCCACCCTCACCTCGTGA
- a CDS encoding glycosyltransferase 87 family protein, which yields MRRALRGVAVCLLPVLVGLYVAATTFGGGRFVPWRPVMVDLDVYRRAGSVLLQGGDFYTLPGALQFLYPPFAALLAAPLALLPATVAQVGWTVAGVLALLAVLHRFGLHGWVLSLVGTAAVWFVEPVTETLAFGQLGIFLVALVVLDLVPGPRVGRHRLLPEGVLTALAAAVKLTPAIFVVQLLVVRRTRALVTAVVTGLAVTLASAVVAPRASRGFWGRLAHGDTGLGGSIIYYTNQSVMADVVRVLGLGGGAAALGLALSALVAALGVWAGSCWYRRGDVALAVTLCGVASLLASPVSWLHHFVWVVPLALCLVQHSRGRDAEGGPLPPLPAWFTALGWTFVGWVVASPFRRLPNGADVELQWTAAQHALASTTAVLGVALLVGGVVVGRRRTRADRPTDASTAVSAAGARRGS from the coding sequence GTGAGGCGGGCGCTGCGCGGCGTCGCCGTCTGCCTGCTGCCCGTGCTGGTGGGGCTCTACGTGGCCGCCACCACGTTCGGCGGCGGCCGTTTCGTGCCGTGGCGGCCGGTCATGGTCGACCTCGACGTGTACCGCCGCGCCGGCTCGGTGCTGCTGCAGGGTGGCGACTTCTACACCCTGCCCGGCGCCCTGCAGTTCCTGTACCCGCCGTTCGCCGCCCTGCTGGCCGCGCCGCTCGCCCTGCTGCCCGCCACCGTGGCGCAGGTGGGCTGGACGGTCGCGGGCGTGCTCGCCCTGCTCGCCGTGCTGCACCGGTTCGGGCTGCACGGCTGGGTGCTCAGCCTGGTGGGCACGGCCGCCGTGTGGTTCGTCGAGCCGGTCACCGAGACCCTCGCCTTCGGCCAGCTGGGCATCTTCCTCGTCGCCCTCGTCGTGCTGGACCTCGTCCCGGGACCGCGGGTCGGGCGGCACCGGCTGCTGCCGGAGGGGGTGCTGACCGCGCTCGCCGCCGCCGTCAAGCTGACGCCCGCGATCTTCGTCGTGCAGCTGCTGGTCGTCCGGCGCACCCGCGCCCTCGTCACCGCCGTCGTCACCGGCCTGGCGGTGACCCTGGCCAGCGCCGTCGTCGCCCCCCGGGCCTCGCGGGGGTTCTGGGGGCGCCTCGCGCACGGCGACACGGGGCTGGGCGGCAGCATCATCTACTACACGAACCAGTCGGTGATGGCCGACGTCGTCCGGGTGCTCGGCCTGGGGGGCGGGGCCGCGGCCCTCGGGCTGGCCCTCTCCGCGCTCGTCGCGGCGCTGGGGGTCTGGGCCGGGTCCTGCTGGTACCGCCGGGGTGACGTCGCCCTCGCCGTCACGCTGTGCGGGGTGGCCAGCCTGCTCGCCTCCCCGGTGTCCTGGCTGCACCACTTCGTCTGGGTCGTCCCGCTGGCCCTCTGCCTGGTCCAGCACAGCCGGGGGCGGGACGCCGAGGGCGGTCCGCTGCCCCCGCTGCCCGCCTGGTTCACCGCGCTGGGCTGGACGTTCGTCGGCTGGGTGGTCGCCTCGCCGTTCCGCCGGCTGCCCAACGGCGCCGACGTCGAGCTGCAGTGGACCGCGGCCCAGCACGCGCTGGCCTCGACGACGGCCGTGCTGGGCGTCGCCCTGCTGGTGGGCGGCGTGGTGGTCGGCCGCCGACGGACCCGCGCGGACCGGCCCACCGACGCCTCGACCGCGGTCAGCGCCGCCGGCGCGCGCCGCGGAAGTTGA
- a CDS encoding SMP-30/gluconolactonase/LRE family protein, with the protein MIPARFEVLDERFAGTGGDRFLEQVFDGGRWLEGPAYSPAGRFLLVSDIPNDRVLRHDEVTGRTDVFRTPADFPNGRTLDPQGRFVTCEHGARRVTRLEHDGTVTVLAGSWQGRRLNSPNDVVVRSDGSIWFTDPSYGIHTDYEGHQATSEIGARHVFRLGPDGGEPEVVADDFVQPNGLAFSADERHLYVVDSDQHTIRLFDVEGAGLRGGAVWAADDLGYDGLRFDDQGRLWGAAQDGVHCYHPDGTLLGKLLVPEIVANLEFGGPQRNQLYLTATTSLYTLRVNFRGARRRR; encoded by the coding sequence ATGATCCCCGCCCGCTTCGAGGTGCTCGACGAGCGCTTCGCCGGCACGGGGGGCGACCGCTTCCTCGAGCAGGTCTTCGACGGCGGACGCTGGCTGGAGGGCCCCGCCTACTCCCCGGCCGGACGCTTCCTGCTGGTCAGCGACATCCCGAACGACCGGGTGCTGCGCCACGACGAGGTGACCGGGCGGACCGACGTCTTCCGGACGCCGGCCGACTTCCCGAACGGCCGGACGCTCGACCCGCAGGGGAGGTTCGTCACCTGCGAGCACGGCGCCCGCCGGGTCACCCGGCTGGAGCACGACGGGACGGTCACCGTCCTGGCCGGCTCCTGGCAGGGTCGGCGGCTGAACAGCCCCAACGACGTCGTGGTCCGCTCCGACGGCTCGATCTGGTTCACCGACCCCAGCTACGGCATCCACACCGACTACGAGGGCCACCAGGCGACGTCGGAGATCGGGGCGCGCCACGTGTTCCGGCTGGGCCCCGACGGCGGAGAGCCCGAGGTGGTCGCCGACGACTTCGTGCAGCCGAACGGCCTGGCCTTCTCCGCCGACGAGCGGCACCTCTACGTCGTCGACAGCGACCAGCACACCATCCGGCTCTTCGACGTCGAGGGCGCAGGGCTCCGCGGCGGCGCGGTCTGGGCCGCCGACGACCTCGGCTACGACGGCCTCCGCTTCGACGACCAGGGGCGGCTGTGGGGCGCGGCCCAGGACGGCGTGCACTGCTACCACCCGGACGGCACGCTGCTGGGGAAGCTGCTGGTGCCCGAGATCGTCGCGAACCTGGAGTTCGGCGGGCCGCAGCGCAACCAGCTCTACCTGACGGCGACGACGTCGCTCTACACGCTGCGGGTCAACTTCCGCGGCGCGCGCCGGCGGCGCTGA